A segment of the Candidatus Binatia bacterium genome:
AGCCGAGCCGACGGGGCGTGCTCGCCGGCGGAACCCCGACGTCGAACGTTTCGGCGTCTCCGGTGGAGCTGCGCAGCTCGATTCGGTGTTGGCCGGCGCCGAGCCAGGCGGCGGGGAGCGTGAACTCGAGGGCCGGGCCCTCGCTCGGGCGGGCAACGGGCTGACGGAGTTCGCGGCCCGAAGACGTGACGACGCGGAGTTCGAGTGGCCCGGTTCCCGGCAGGTGTGTGACGACGGTCACGTGGAGTTTGTCGCCGTCGCGCACGGCTTCGACCGGCGGGTTTCGTGGAGCTGGAGCCATCGACTCGAGTGGGGCTGCCGAGGCCGGGCGCGCCGGGGCCGGGCGTGCTGGCGGCGGAGCCATCGGCTGTATCGCAACGTCCCCCTCGAGTGCGAACAGCTGATCGCGTTTCTCGATACCAGCAGGGGCGCCGGCGCGTTCCCGCTGCGCTGTCGCGCGCTGCGCGACGACAGCCTCCTTCATTGCCTTCCTCGCGGGTGCGAGCTCGCTAGTCACCGGGCGCCGAGCCGATTGCACGATCGGTTCGACCACGACGTCACGGCGTAGGTAGAGGAGCGGCAATGTCACGACGAGAAGCGCGGCGTACGCAAAGGCGGGCGTCCAGATGACCCGTCCGACCTGAGTGGTCCAGGGCACGATGTCGTCTGCGTCGGCTTCGATGTCCGGCTCGAGTGCGAATTCGATCTCCGGCTCGGGTTCGATGTCCGGTTCGGGCTCGTCTTGGGTCGGAAGGGTAGGCCTCGGAGCCGGAGTGTCGAAGCGCCTTCCGGCCGAGGAGAAGCTGCGTTCCACCACCGGCTCGCTCATCGCGAACCCGGAGGGGATGGCGTCTTCCGACTCGGGCAGTGCGGCGGCGGCCACTGCACCGAAGTCCTCTTCGGGCGCGAAGGACTCGAGGGACTGGATTTCTTCCGTACACGGGTCGCAGGAGGCGACGTGGGCAAGGAGGCGTGTTCGATCCTTGCTGGACAACGACGCCGGGGCGTCCTGCAGCATCAGGATCTCGTCGATGGAGGGATGGGCGTCGGCTCCGAGCTCCATGTGGAGCTCGGTCCAGATGTGGATCTCGGCCGAGCAGTCCCGGCACGCGGGATAGTGCTCGCGGAACGAGAGGAAGTTCTCGTCTGTGGGATCTTCCAGGAAACCCGGGAGGTCCAGCTCCTCGATTCGTCGACAGGACATGGCCTCGCTCAGTAGGTCTCTTCGCACGGCTCAGCCGGATCAACCAATGTCATGACAATCCCGCCTCGGAGAGTCGTCGACGCAGATGATCGAGCGCGCGGCGTTGGTAGCGTTTCGCCGTTCCCAGGGGCAACCCGAGGGTGTCGGCCATCTCCTGAACGGTGTGGCCCGCCCAGTACGTCCCAAGCAGAAGGCTTCGGTCGGGCTCGCCCATGTGCTCGACCTCGGACCGAAGGCCCGCGGCGTTGGCTTCGGGGTCATCCTCCCACCCGGCTTCGAGAGAGCCCCTCGGGGGAACTCGATTCTGGTTCTCGTCTTCCCAGGCCTGGGTATCTCGCTCGTGGTGGCGTTTGCTGAGGGAGAGGCGGTCGAAGAACTTGTTGCGTGTGATGATCCGCACGTAGCCCTCGAATGCGCGTGGGTCGCGCAGTCGATCCTGCTGGGCGTTCGAAACGAGCGCCAGCAGCACTTCTTGGCGGAGGTCGTCCCACTCACCAGCGAAGTCCCACGCGCGCAGCTGCCCGAGCACTCGCGACACCAGACGGTTCACCTGCAGAACGGCTGCGCGGTCGCCCGCGAGGAGGCGTTCCTGGATCTCGGTCCAGTCCTGTCGGGCCATCGCCACCCCCCCACGGTAGCGGAGCCCGCGCCGAGCAGAAACGCGACTCCGGGGCTTCTGCGCAAAAAAGTGCTCGGCGGGTGATCCGGCAGGGCTCGGTCGCAAGACCTCCTGTTGTGAAGCCCAAGCCGAGCCCTGCGGGGCCAGAAGGAGAAGCCCATGTTCGAAGATCTGCATGCCTTTCCCGTCGGAGCGCCCCTGCTCGCTCTGCTCCTGTTCGGTGGTGTTCTCATACGCCCGAGCACGTCGTCCGGATCCCAGGTTCCACCGCCGCCGCCCCCGGGGTGGAGCGCCGAGGCTCCCCTGGGACTCGAGGCGTTGGGTCCGGACGGTGCTCGGCTGGGCCCGTGCCCGCTCGAGCACACCGATGTGCAGGCCGAGATCGCGGGCTTCGTCACGCGGGTTCGGGTGAAGCAGACGTTCTCGAATCCCTTTGAGGAGCCGATCGAGGCAGTCTATACGTTCCCGCTTTCGTCGGACGGCGCCGTGGACGCAATGACGATTCGCGCGGGGGAGCGCACGATCAGTGGGGATATCCGCCGCCGCGAAGAGGCGCGCAAGATCTACGAGGACGCGAAGAGCGCCGGTAAGCTCGCGGCGCTCCTGGACGAGGAACGCCCGAACATCTTCACGCAGTCGATCGCGAACCTCATGCCGGGCGAGTCGATCGACGTCGAGATCCAGTACGTCGAGTCCCTCGACTACGCGGACGGGCGGTTCGAGTTCTCGTTTCCGATGGTTGTCGGACCGCGCTTCGTGCCGGGCGCGGCCGCGGAGAGGGAAGGGACGGGGTGGTCGCCCGATACCGATCGGGTTACGGACGCTTCGCGCGTGACGCCGCCCGTGGCACCGCAGGGTGTACGCGCCGGGCATGACGTTTCCCTCTCGGTGGAGCTCGCGGCAGGGCTCCCCATTGCGGACCTGCGATCGCGATTACATGAGGTCGACGTAGAGGAGGTCGATGGCACCCGGCGCCGCGTTCGCCTTCGTAACCGGAACGAGATCCCGAACCGCGATTTTGTTCTGGAGTGGACGGTCGCGGGAGAGCAGCTCGCAAGCGGAGTGCTCGTCCATCGCCCCGAGGGCGATGTCGACGGCTACGTCACCTTCTTATTGGTTCCGCCCGAGCGCGTCGCGCCGGTCGAGGCCGCACCGCGTGAGATCGTATTCGTCGTCGACCGGTCCGGCTCGCAGTCGGGGAAGCCTCTCGCGCAGGCGAAGGCCGCGATTCTCTACACTATCGGAAGGCTGAACCCGCGCGACACCTTCCAGCTCGTCTCCTTCAGCAGCGCGGTTGAGAAGCTCTTCGATGCGCCGCGCCCGGCGACCGCGGCGAATCGGCGAGCAGCGAAGTCGTATGTGGAGGCACTCCAGGCCAACGGCGGCACCATGATGGCCGAGGCGGTGCGAGAGGTCTGCGCGGATCGGGCACCGGAGAACCGGCTGCGTATCGTGTCCTTCATGACCGACGGGTACGTCGGCAACGATCACGAGGTCCTCGGTCTGGTTCAGAAGCTGCGCGGCCGGTCGCGCTGGTTCCCGTTCGGAACCGGCAATTCGACGAATCGCTACCTGCTCGATCACATGGCGCGCGTAGGCGGCGGTGAGGTGGAGTACGTCCTGCTGGACGAGGACCCCGAGGCGGCCGCGCGCCGGTTCTACGACCGTATCGCGGCACCCGTTCTGACGGACGTCCGCATCGACTTCGAGGGCCTGGCTATCCGGGAACTCGCCCCGCACCGTCTGCCCGACCTGTGGGCGCACAAGCCGCTGATCGTGCACGCGCGTTACACGGAGCCGGGAGCGGGGCGTGTCGTCCTGCGAGGATTCCGTCAGGGGGAGAAATGGGAACGCGCGCTCGAGGTGGAGCTCCCGGCTCGATCGACGACGAATGCGCCCATCGCTTCGATGTGGGCCCGGGCACGGGTGGACGAGCTGCTCGCGCTTGATCTTCGCGGGCTGCAGCGGGGCGAGTTCGTAGAGGCTTTCCGAGACGAAGTGGTGTCGATTGCGCTCGCCCATCACCTTCTCACGCCGTTCACTTCATTCGTGGCGGTCGAGGAGAAGATCGTGAACGAAGGGGGGAAGACGCGAACGGTCACGGTCCCCGTCGAGGTCCCCGACGGTGTCGACCGCGGCGCGATCTTCGTCGAAGTCAGCGCAACGATGGGCCCGGCTGCGGCTCTGGCGATGGCTCCCGGAATGAAGCTGCGCGCACTGGGATACACCCAAGGCGCTCCGGCGGTCGCGCGGGAAGAGGAGCGGTACCGGCCGTCGGCGGAAGTCACGCGAGGCGGGCGCGTTGACGGGGTGCGGAAGGACGTGCGCGCCAGGGCTCTTCTCTCTGGCCCCGGTTCGGACAAGCTGGGCCGTCTCCTCGTCGCTCAACTGGAAGAGGCGCCAGAGAACACCGCGGAGTTGTCGGTGCGGGTGACTCTCACCCCCGGCGTGAACCCCGAGGCCGAGCGGGCGCTGGCGAAGGCCGGGCTCCGGATCGGGTTGGTGTTCGGCCAGGAGGTGGTGGGCACGATCTCGGTGGCCGATCTCGAAGCGCTGGTGGCGCTCGGGTGGGTGGAGAGGGTCGACCTCGCCTAGGGCGGGCTTCCCGGGGGCGCGTGCGCGCACCCCCGGGGGGCCCCTTCAATCGGCGTCGCGGTGGACGGTATCGGGTGCGAACGCAGGGAGACAGATCGCGAAGTATTCGGCGCCTCCGTCCTCGGGGGTACTGTACCGGACCCATTCGCCGGGCGCGGTCACGACGGCCTGCCCGGCGCGTACCTGAAGCTTGCCGGCTGCGTGCTCGACTTCGAGCATCCCGGCGAGCACGACGGTCAGCTCTTCGAATTCCGGTCGCTGGCCCGGCTCGAGCCAGCCCTGCGGCGACTTCATTCGCGCGACACTCGCGCTCTCGTGTCCGGAGTTCACGCGCCCGAAGTATTCCTCGATGCGTTTGGGCTTGGTCCCGGCCGCTTCGATGATCGATGGTTGTTCGATGAGCCTTGGCATGGAGGCAGACATGCCACGTTCGGCTCCCCGGTCAAGGACGCCCCTGCAGCGCTCGATCTTCGACGCGCCTGCGACTCCCACGCCCCGGGGTCGTGCACATCAGCTCGCGTCTCGGTGTTGGGCCGGCCGAGTTGCGGGGGGACGGCCGTGGACTAGAGGCTCTCGTTCGTGGGTCGGCCGAAGAGGAGGTTCAGGAAGCTCTGGTCGTCCGTTTGGGTGAAGAGGCACACGTAGTCTCCGGGCGAGAGTGAGCTGTCGCGGCGTGGGGGGACCACGTCCGGGCCGCGCAGGATTAGGGTGACGACCGTGTTGTCCGGCAGCGGGAGATCGCGCACGTAGGCACCCGAGACGGCCGAGCGCGCGTCGAGGTTGTACCAGACGAACTCACCGGGGTACTCGCCGTGCGAGAACAGCTCGACGCTCGCGGGCGGCGCGGTGGGTCGCGGGTCGGCGAGGTCCGCCTTCTTGGCGAGCCACGCGACGGTCGAACCCGGAATGAAGTTGTTCACGAGGACGGCGAAGAACACCACGTCGAAGATGAGGTAGGCGTCCGGAACGCCGCGCAGGAGCGGGTAGGTCGCGAGGATGATCGGGACGGCGCCGCGCAGTCCGACCCAGGAGATGAAGAGCTTGTGCGGGAACGGCAGACGGATCGGGAGGAGGGTGATCAGGACCGCGGCGGGGCGCGCCACCAGCGCGAGCGCAAAGCCGACCGCGAGTCCGTCTTCCCAAACGGCTGCGAGTCGCGACGGGAACACGAGCAGCCCGAGCAGAAGGAACATCGTGATCTGCGCGAGCCACGCGAGGGCCTCATGGACGCGGCGAACGCCGGGTCGGTAAGGAAGAGGGCCATCGCCGAGAAGGATTCCCGCGATGTAGACGGAGAGGAATCCGCTCCCGCCGACGCTCGACGGCAGACCGTACGCGAGAAACGCGAAGGCGACCGTAAACGCGAGGTAGAGGCCGGGGGAGGGCAGTCGGATTCCGGCGAGCAGGAACTGTCCCCCGTACCCGATGGCGACGCCGCCGGCCGCTCCGATCACAAGCTGCTGTGCGAGGAAGAAGCCGGTCTCGCCGCCGAGTGTCGTCGTGCCCAGGATGATCTCGGTTCCGACCATCGTGAGGAGTACGGCCATCGGATCGTTCAGTCCGGACTCGACCTCGATGATCGGGCCCAGCTGGCCTCGCAGGTGGATGCCTCCCCCGCGAAGCACGGAGAAGACGGCCGCGGCGTCGGTCGAGGAGACCACGCATCCGGTGAGCACGGCAATCGGGACGGGCAGCCCGACCAGAATCCCGATGCCGGCCGTGATGCCCGCTGTGAGCACGACCCCGACCGTCGCGAGGAGGCCGGCGGGGGCCAGGGATCTTCGCAGGGCCGCGACGGGCGTGTTCAGCGCTCCGTCGAAGAGGATGAGGACCAGGGCGATCGTGCCGATCCGGTAGGCGTCGTCGTAGCTCTCGAATGGGATCCCGCCGAGGCCCTCGGATCCGGCCATCATCCCGACCACTAGGAAGAAGAGCAGGGACGGAATGCCGAGCCTGTGGGAGAGGGGGCTGGTGAGCGCCGCGGTGACCAAGAGGAGACCGCCTGCCGTCAAAAAGAGAGAGGTTTCGAGCGGTTCCATGGGCGCCTGGCGCGCAGTCGTATGATACCTGCGGGCCCGAAACCAGAACGACGCCCCATCAGATGCTGGGGCACCCACGCGTCCCTATGATTTGAGCCACTCATTCGGCCAAACTACATTTGTTAGGTTGGCCGGTTTCCCGAGGTTCGGTAAGATGACTTTCGTGGTTGCGGCCCGAAAGCCAATGAAGGGGATCAAGGACGTCTTTTACGAGACGCGGGTCCTCCTCGGCCGGGAGTACACTCTGCGGCGCTTTGTCGACGAGGTTCTCGGCAAATCCGTCGACCCCGTAATGCTCGGTTACATCGAGAAGGGGAAGCGGTTCCCCAGTGAGGCCCTGGTCCGACGCTTGGCCGTCATCCGCAAGGAGGATGCCCACGAGCTGCTCGCGATCTTGTGGCGCGACCGGATGATCCACGCCTTCGGTCGCGAACTGAAGAAGGTTCTCCAGACGCCGCGTGCGCCGACGGGCGTCGACGATGCCGACCTCGCCGTGCTTCTGAGTCAGGGCATTGCCGCGCTTCCGGACGACGGTACCTGGGTCGCGGCCGACGGGTGGCGCAAGACGCTCAAGGCGTCGCCCCGTCGCCGGCCTCGCGCGAAAGTCCCCGAAACCCTGGTGAAGCAGGTCGAGAAGGTCTTGAAGGAGCGCGACCTCATCGAGACCCGCAGCGGCAAGGTCCGAAAGAAGGCCCGTCACTTCATCGCCGAGGGCCAGGCGGAGAAGCAGGCTCTCGCGCTCGAGTTCTGCGCACTCTTCGCAAAGAGCATGCTCGACAAGCTCGCCCTCGTCGACAAGGACACGCACACCTACCTCCGGGACCACTACTTCCACATCGACGAAGCCCGCCTCCCGGAGTTCCAGGAACGCCTCGACCAAGCCGTCCGAGAGCTCGCCGAGGAGTTTGCCGGCGACGCGGACAACCCGTTCCTGAACGTTCTGATCAGCTCGACGACGATTTAGTGCGGCGCACTAGGTTTCACCGCGGCCCTCATCGGGGGCTCGGGTCCGCCTTGAGATTCAGCCCCGGTGGGCATAGATCGATCGCGTGCCGTTTCTCGGAATCGATCTCGGAACCTCGGGCGTAAAGACACTCCTGGTCGACGACGACCAGAACGTTCTGGCCGAGGCGACCGCGCCGCTCGACGTCAGCCGACCGCAGCCCCTTTGGTCCGAACAGGACCCGGCCGCCTGGTGGACGGCGACGGAAGCGAGTGTGGCCCAGATCCGTGGCTCGCACGCAAAGGAGCTCGCCGCCGTGCGAGGTATCGGTCTGTCGGGCCAGATGCACGGCGCGACCCTGCTCGACGACGGAGACGAAGTCCTTCGCCCGGCGATCCTCTGGAACGACGGGCGCAGTGCCGCGCAGTGTGCGGAGATCGAGAAGAGGGAGCGGCGGTCGCGCGAGATCAGTGGCAACCTCGCGATGCCCGGTTTCACCGCACCGAAGCTTCTATGGGTCGCGCAGAACGAACCGGACATCGCGAAGCGCGTCGCACGCGTTCTTCTTCCGAAAGACTACCTTCGTCTCTGCATGACCGGCGATCATGCCTCCGAGATGTCGGACTCGGCGGGTACGCTGTGGCTCGACGTCGCGAAGCGCGCGTGGTCGCCGGAACTCCTCGCCGCGACGAACCTCACCCAGGCCGCGATGCCCGAGCTCTTCGAGGGCTCCGCACCGACTGGGCAGCTTCGCCCCGAGGTCGCCGAGGCGTGGGGAGTCGACCCCGGCGTCGTCGTTGCCGGCGGGGGAGGGGACAACGCAGCAGGCGCGATCGGCGTCGGCGTGATCGACCAGGGCCAAGCCTTCTTGTCGCTCGGCACGTCGGGCGTCTACTTCGTCGCGGGCAGCAACTACGCCCCGAACCCGGAACGGGCCGTGCACGCATTCTGCCACTGCCTCCCGGGACGTTGGCATCAGATGGCGGTCATCCTGAGCGCCGCGAGCTGCCTCACGTGGGTCACCGCACTCACCGGTGCGAAAGACGAAGCCGCACTTCTCGCCGAAGTCGAGTCGGCCGATCGCGACTCTCGCGCCGTCTTCCTTCCGTACCTTTCCGGAGAACGCACGCCGCATAACGACCCTGAAGCCAAGGGCGTGTTCTTCGGGCTCACGCACGATACGTCGCGTGCCGATCTCGGCCGGGCCGTGCTCGAAGGCGTGGCGTTCGCTCTCGCCGACGGCCAGGATGCTCTCCTCGCCGCCGGCACGACGATCGATACGGTCACCGTGATCGGAGGCGGCGCGCGCAGCCATTTCTGGGGCCGAATTCTCGCAAGCGTACTCGGCCGTCCGCTTCGCTACGCCGCCGGCGGCGAGCTCGGGCCGGCCTTCGGGGCTGCGCGCCTCGGACGGCTCGCCGCGACCGGCGAAGAGCCGACCGCCGTCTGCCACGCACCCTCGGCCGACCATGAAGCGGCACCGGAGGCTGAGCTGGTTCAGCGCTACGCGGAACGACGCACTCTCTATGGGCGCCTCTACGATAGCCTGAAAGAATCCTTCGCAGCGCTCTGAGCTGAGCGTCCTCGTCCACAACTCCAGAGGAGTCAAGCATGTCTGCGCCGCTGTTCGATCAAGTCGAGAAGGTCACCTTCGAGGGCCCCCAGAGCGACAATCCGTTCGCCTATCGCCACTACGATCCGGATGCGCAGGTGCTCGGTAAGCGGATGGAAGAGCATGTGCGCTTCGCCGTCTGCTACTGGCACAACTTCGTCTTTCAGGGGCAGGACATGTTCGGCGGCGACACGTTCGACCGCCCCTGGACGGGCGACGGTGGCATGCCCGCGGCGCATCGAAAAGCCGAGGTCGCCTTCGAGCTGTTCGAGAAGCTCGGCGCTCCCTACTTCACCTTTCACGACCGCGACATTGCACCGGAAGGCGCCACGCTTTCCGAGACCAACGGCTTCGTCGACGAGATTGTCGCTGTCTTTGAGGAAGAGATGGCGCGCACCGGTGTGAAGCTGTTGTGGGGAACGGCGAACCTCTTCAGCAACCCGCGATTCGCCGCGGGTGCCGCCACGAACCCCGATCCCGAGGTCTTCGCGTACGGAGCCGCCCAGGTGAAGAAGGCGATGGACGTCACGCACGCTCTCGGAGGCGAGAATTACGTTCTCTGGGGCGGCCGCGAAGGGTACGACACTCTGCTGAACACCGACCTGCGTCAGGAGACCGAACAGTTCGGCCGCTTCATGCATCTGGCCGTCGAGCACAAACACAAGATTGGCTTCAAAGGGACGCTCCTCATTGAACCCAAACCGATGGAGCCGACGAAGCACCAGTACGATTCCGACTCGGCGGCCGTTCACGCGTTTTTGCGGCGCTTTGGACTCGAGCGCGAGATCGCTCTCAACATCGAGGTGAATCACGCGACGCTCGCCGGCAAGAGCTTCGAGCACGAGCTGGCGTACGCAGTCGCGAACGATCTCCTGGGCAGTGTCGACATGAATCGCGGCGACCCGCAGAACGGGTGGGATACCGACCAGTTCCCGAATAGCGCCGAGGACATGACGGTCGCGTTCACCGAGATCCTGCGCGGGGGCGGCCTCAAGACCGGCGGCTGCAACTTCGACGCGAAGCTTCGCCGTCAGAGCATCGATCCTCACGATCTGTTGCACGCTCACATCGGGGGCGTCGACACGCTGGCCCGTGGCCTCCTCCAGGCGGAGAAGCTGATCGAGGAAGGTCGCGTGGATGCGTTCCGCGAGGAGCGATACGCCGGCTGGAAGGAGCAGCTCGGCCGAGACATCCTTGCCGGGCGCAAGAGCCTCGACGACCTCTCCGCGCTCGTCCTGGACACCAACCTCGAGCCGAAGGCCGTTTCGGGCCGCCAGGAGATGCTAGAGAATCTCGTGAACCGGGTCCGCTGAGCCCGCGTGGTCGAACCCGGCAACGAATATCTGTGGTACCTCGCGTTCGCGCTGATCGGCGTTGTCGCCGGGTTCGTGAATACCCTCGCGGGGGGAGGCTCACTCCTAACGCTGCCGGTCCTGATGCTCGCGGGGTTGCCGCCGCACATTGCGAACGCGAGCAATCGGGTCGCCGTCTTTCTGCAGGGCGTTGCGGGAACAACGGCTTTCGACCGCGAAGGACGACTCGACCGCTCGAACGCGTTCGCGATCTCC
Coding sequences within it:
- a CDS encoding potassium/proton antiporter — protein: MEPLETSLFLTAGGLLLVTAALTSPLSHRLGIPSLLFFLVVGMMAGSEGLGGIPFESYDDAYRIGTIALVLILFDGALNTPVAALRRSLAPAGLLATVGVVLTAGITAGIGILVGLPVPIAVLTGCVVSSTDAAAVFSVLRGGGIHLRGQLGPIIEVESGLNDPMAVLLTMVGTEIILGTTTLGGETGFFLAQQLVIGAAGGVAIGYGGQFLLAGIRLPSPGLYLAFTVAFAFLAYGLPSSVGGSGFLSVYIAGILLGDGPLPYRPGVRRVHEALAWLAQITMFLLLGLLVFPSRLAAVWEDGLAVGFALALVARPAAVLITLLPIRLPFPHKLFISWVGLRGAVPIILATYPLLRGVPDAYLIFDVVFFAVLVNNFIPGSTVAWLAKKADLADPRPTAPPASVELFSHGEYPGEFVWYNLDARSAVSGAYVRDLPLPDNTVVTLILRGPDVVPPRRDSSLSPGDYVCLFTQTDDQSFLNLLFGRPTNESL
- the xylA gene encoding xylose isomerase; amino-acid sequence: MSAPLFDQVEKVTFEGPQSDNPFAYRHYDPDAQVLGKRMEEHVRFAVCYWHNFVFQGQDMFGGDTFDRPWTGDGGMPAAHRKAEVAFELFEKLGAPYFTFHDRDIAPEGATLSETNGFVDEIVAVFEEEMARTGVKLLWGTANLFSNPRFAAGAATNPDPEVFAYGAAQVKKAMDVTHALGGENYVLWGGREGYDTLLNTDLRQETEQFGRFMHLAVEHKHKIGFKGTLLIEPKPMEPTKHQYDSDSAAVHAFLRRFGLEREIALNIEVNHATLAGKSFEHELAYAVANDLLGSVDMNRGDPQNGWDTDQFPNSAEDMTVAFTEILRGGGLKTGGCNFDAKLRRQSIDPHDLLHAHIGGVDTLARGLLQAEKLIEEGRVDAFREERYAGWKEQLGRDILAGRKSLDDLSALVLDTNLEPKAVSGRQEMLENLVNRVR
- the xylB gene encoding xylulokinase, with the protein product MPFLGIDLGTSGVKTLLVDDDQNVLAEATAPLDVSRPQPLWSEQDPAAWWTATEASVAQIRGSHAKELAAVRGIGLSGQMHGATLLDDGDEVLRPAILWNDGRSAAQCAEIEKRERRSREISGNLAMPGFTAPKLLWVAQNEPDIAKRVARVLLPKDYLRLCMTGDHASEMSDSAGTLWLDVAKRAWSPELLAATNLTQAAMPELFEGSAPTGQLRPEVAEAWGVDPGVVVAGGGGDNAAGAIGVGVIDQGQAFLSLGTSGVYFVAGSNYAPNPERAVHAFCHCLPGRWHQMAVILSAASCLTWVTALTGAKDEAALLAEVESADRDSRAVFLPYLSGERTPHNDPEAKGVFFGLTHDTSRADLGRAVLEGVAFALADGQDALLAAGTTIDTVTVIGGGARSHFWGRILASVLGRPLRYAAGGELGPAFGAARLGRLAATGEEPTAVCHAPSADHEAAPEAELVQRYAERRTLYGRLYDSLKESFAAL
- a CDS encoding RNA polymerase sigma factor, with protein sequence MARQDWTEIQERLLAGDRAAVLQVNRLVSRVLGQLRAWDFAGEWDDLRQEVLLALVSNAQQDRLRDPRAFEGYVRIITRNKFFDRLSLSKRHHERDTQAWEDENQNRVPPRGSLEAGWEDDPEANAAGLRSEVEHMGEPDRSLLLGTYWAGHTVQEMADTLGLPLGTAKRYQRRALDHLRRRLSEAGLS
- a CDS encoding cupin, which encodes MPRLIEQPSIIEAAGTKPKRIEEYFGRVNSGHESASVARMKSPQGWLEPGQRPEFEELTVVLAGMLEVEHAAGKLQVRAGQAVVTAPGEWVRYSTPEDGGAEYFAICLPAFAPDTVHRDAD
- a CDS encoding VIT and VWA domain-containing protein, with protein sequence MFEDLHAFPVGAPLLALLLFGGVLIRPSTSSGSQVPPPPPPGWSAEAPLGLEALGPDGARLGPCPLEHTDVQAEIAGFVTRVRVKQTFSNPFEEPIEAVYTFPLSSDGAVDAMTIRAGERTISGDIRRREEARKIYEDAKSAGKLAALLDEERPNIFTQSIANLMPGESIDVEIQYVESLDYADGRFEFSFPMVVGPRFVPGAAAEREGTGWSPDTDRVTDASRVTPPVAPQGVRAGHDVSLSVELAAGLPIADLRSRLHEVDVEEVDGTRRRVRLRNRNEIPNRDFVLEWTVAGEQLASGVLVHRPEGDVDGYVTFLLVPPERVAPVEAAPREIVFVVDRSGSQSGKPLAQAKAAILYTIGRLNPRDTFQLVSFSSAVEKLFDAPRPATAANRRAAKSYVEALQANGGTMMAEAVREVCADRAPENRLRIVSFMTDGYVGNDHEVLGLVQKLRGRSRWFPFGTGNSTNRYLLDHMARVGGGEVEYVLLDEDPEAAARRFYDRIAAPVLTDVRIDFEGLAIRELAPHRLPDLWAHKPLIVHARYTEPGAGRVVLRGFRQGEKWERALEVELPARSTTNAPIASMWARARVDELLALDLRGLQRGEFVEAFRDEVVSIALAHHLLTPFTSFVAVEEKIVNEGGKTRTVTVPVEVPDGVDRGAIFVEVSATMGPAAALAMAPGMKLRALGYTQGAPAVAREEERYRPSAEVTRGGRVDGVRKDVRARALLSGPGSDKLGRLLVAQLEEAPENTAELSVRVTLTPGVNPEAERALAKAGLRIGLVFGQEVVGTISVADLEALVALGWVERVDLA